One window of the Felis catus isolate Fca126 chromosome E3, F.catus_Fca126_mat1.0, whole genome shotgun sequence genome contains the following:
- the LOC111559153 gene encoding cytochrome c oxidase subunit 6B1-like, with product PAETRCVADSPVRGQTRAKQTEKQQVNHSLWQVLGREQSALGGDTLTRVVSTRRRLLKIEEEVFAEGHTELRGASGVSLGLSTTAEDIKTKVKNDQTAPFDSRFPSQSQTRNSWQNYLDFHRCEKAMTAKGGEVSVCEWYRRVYKSLCPMSWVAAWDDRRAEGTFPGKI from the coding sequence CCCGCTGAGACACGCTGTGTGGCTGACAGTCCCGTGAGGGGACAGACAAGAGCCAAGCAGACAGAAAAGCAGCAAGTGAATCACAGTCTGTGGCAGGTGCTGGGACGGGAACAGAGCGCGCTGGGAGGGGACACTTTAACAAGGGTGGTTTCCACGAGGAGACGGCTATTGAAGATTGAAGAGGAGGTCTTTGCTGAGGGTCACACTGAGCTGCGAGGTGCTTCGGGGGTGTCTTTAGGACTCAGCACCACGGCAGAAGACATCAAGACCAAAGTCAAGAACGACCAGACCGCCCCTTTTGACAGCCGCTTCCCCAGCCAGAGCCAGACCCGGAACTCCTGGCAAAACTACCTAGACTTCCACCGCTGTGAGAAGGCGATGACTGCTAAAGGGGGTGAGGTCTCCGTGTGCGAATGGTACCGGCGTGTGTACAAGTCCCTCTGCCCCATGTCCTGGGTGGCAGCCTGGGACGACCGCCGGGCGGAAGGCACGTTTCCCGGGAAGATCTGA
- the ZSCAN10 gene encoding zinc finger and SCAN domain-containing protein 10 → MLEEPVPAAREPEQLGAVKLEEEEAVGQEDLRHTEARPRPEVAHQLFRCFQYQEDMGPRASLSRLRELCCRWLRPALHTKEQILELLVLEQFLSVLPPHLLARLQGQQLRDGEEVVLLLEGVQRESSAVGPLDFSFNAGKNCPRADVTSEDQGGSSQVSSHSPKKEVPSEGPPAPEPAVEPPASQPGPSKPAELGTWRHPPSSKQPLSPGPKRTFQALQECAPQGPVLWLEEDSRDQELAAVLESLTFEDVPAKKAWPVHPLGPGSRTPDEEFKEEPKAVAWPAALSTEPQADGPAAAEEPQVQVLGPGPEVSGTGGGGSPPSRSDILEVKVADGPPRSEAEMEFICTDCGVTFRQLARLEAHQLRSHPGARSFPCERCGKSFGRSSILKLHMRTHTDERPHACHLCGHRFRQSSHLNKHLQTHSSEPAFLCAECGQGFQRRASLMQHLLAHAEGQQSPRAPEAKPEARELAVVLCSHCGQTFQRRSSLKRHLRIHAKDKGHQCSECSGSLRSGPERRPYVCNDCGKAFRRSEHLGAHRRVHTGERPFSCQVCGRSFSQSSQLVCHQRVHTGEKPYSCPHCGKRFVRRAGLARHLLTHGGPRPHHCTQCGKTFSQTQDLARHRRSHTGEKPCRCSECGEGFSQSAHLARHQRIHTGEKPHACDTCGYRFRNSSNLARHRRSHTGERPYGCQTCGRSFRRNAHLQRHLATHAGAGTEAASRPAEPPQECRECGKSFSRSCNLLRHMLVHTGARPFSCAQCGRSFSRNSHLLRHLRTHARETLY, encoded by the exons ATGCTCGAAGAACCCGTCCCGGCCGCCCGAGAGCCCGAGCAGCTCGGAGCAGTCAaactggaggaagaggaggccgTCGGTCAGGAGGACCTCAGGCACACCGAGGCCAGGCCCCGGCCCGAGGTGGCTCACCAGCTCTTCAGATGCTTCCAGTATCAGGAGGACATGGGGCCGAGGGCGTCCCTGAGCCGGCTCCGGGAGCTGTGCTGCCGCTGGCTGCGGCCGGCCCTGCACACCAAGGAGCAGATCCTGGAGCTGCTGGTGCTGGAGCAGTTCCTGAGCGTGCTGCCCCCGCACCTGCTGGCCCGGCTCCAGGGCCAGCAGCTCAGGGACGGCGAGGAGGTTGTGCTGCTGCTGGAGGGTGTCCAGAGGGAGTCCAGCGCCGTGGGGCCACTG GATTTTAGTTTTAATGCTGGCAAGAATTGTCCCCGTGCAGACGTCACTTCGGAGGACCAGGGGGGCTCTTCCCAGGTCTCCAGCCACAGCCCCAAAAAGGAAGTGCCCTCAGAAGGACCCCCCGCCCCGGAGCCAGCCGTGGAGCCCCCAGCATCCCAGCCAGGGCCCTCCAAGCCTGCTGAGCTGGGGACCTGGAGACATCCCCCAAGTTCAAAGCAGCCACTGAGCCCAGGCCCCAAGAGGACATTCCAAGCCCTGCAAGAGTGTG CCCCCCAGGGCCCTGTCCTGTGGCTGGAGGAAGACTCCCGAGACCAGGAGCTTGCAGCTGTGCTG GAGTCCCTGACCTTCGAGGATGTCCCAGCAAAGAAGGCGTGGCCTGTCCACCCTCTGG gACCCGGAAGCAGAACCCCAGATGAGGAGTTCAAAGAGGAGCCCAAGGCGGTCGCCTGGCCTGCGGCCCTCTCAACAGAGCCTCAGGCAGACGGTCCTGCGGCGGCGGAAGAGCCCCAGGTCCAGGTGCTGGGGCCTGGCCCCGAAGTGAGTGGCACCGGCGGAGGAGGGTCCCCTCCCAGCAGGAGTGACATTCTGGAGGTCAAAGTGGCCGACGGGCCTCCCAGGTCGGAGGCAGAGATGGAATTCATCTGCACCGACTGCGGGGTGACTTTCCGACAGCTGGCCCGCCTGGAGGCGCACCAGCTGCGgagtcacccgggcgcccggTCCTTTCCGTGCGAGCGCTGCGGGAAGAGCTTCGGCCGCAGTTCCATCCTCAAGCTGCACATGCGCACGCACACGGACGAGCGGCCACACGCCTGCCACCTGTGCGGCCACCGCTTCCGCCAGAGCTCCCACCTGAACAAGCACCTTCAGACGCACTCCTCCGAGCCCGCCTTCCTGTGTGCCGAGTGCGGCCAGGGCTTCCAGCGGCGCGCCAGCCTCATGCAGCACCTGCTGGCGCACGCCGAGGGCCAGCAGTCGCCGCGCGCCCCCGAGGCCAAGCCCGAAGCGCGCGAGCTGGCCGTTGTCCTGTGCTCTCACTGCGGCCAGACCTTCCAGCGCCGCTCCAGCCTCAAGCGCCACCTGCGGATCCACGCCAAGGACAAGGGCCACCAGTGCTCGGAGTGCTCGGGCAGCCTGCGCTCGGGCCCGGAGCGCAGGCCGTACGTGTGCAACGACTGTGGCAAGGCGTTCCGGCGCAGCGAGCACCTGGGGGCCCACCGGCGCGTGCACACGGGCGAGCGGCCCTTCTCGTGCCAGGTGTGCGGCCGCAGCTTCAGCCAGAGCTCCCAGCTGGTGTGCCACCAGCGGGtgcacacgggcgagaagccctaCAGCTGCCCGCACTGCGGGAAGCGCTTCGTGCGGCGGGCGGGGCTCGCCCGCCACCTCCTGACGCACGGCGGCCCGAGGCCCCACCACTGCACCCAGTGCGGCAAGACCTTCAGCCAGACGCAGGACCTCGCCCGCCACCGGCGCAGccacacgggcgagaagccgtGCCGCTGCAGCGAGTGCGGCGAGGGCTTCAGCCAGAGCGCCCACCTGGCGCGCCACCAGCGCATCCACACCGGGGAGAAGCCCCACGCCTGCGACACCTGCGGCTACCGCTTCCGCAACAGCTCCAACCTGGCCCGCCACCGCCGCAGCCACACCGGCGAGCGGCCCTACGGCTGCCAAACCTGCGGCCGGAGCTTCCGGCGCAACGCCCACCTGCAGCGGCACCTGGCCACCCACGCGGGCGCGGGGACCGAGGCGGCGTCCAGGCCGGCCGAGCCCCCGCAGGAGTGCCGGGAGTGCGGCAAGAGCTTCAGCCGCAGCTGTAATCTGCTGCGCCACATGCTGGTGCACACCGGGGCCAGGCCCTTCTCGTGCGCGCAGTGCGGCCGCAGCTTCAGCCGCAACTCGCACCTGCTGCGCCACCTGCGAACCCACGCCCGCGAGACCCTGTACTAG